In Silene latifolia isolate original U9 population chromosome 6, ASM4854445v1, whole genome shotgun sequence, the genomic window aggctaagtcggtgaacaattaattagcatacaattgggtcgaagtaggatttaagatcgatttacatgtgaaatcatacaaacaatatgaaatacaatgaatacaataaatataaactacaataatgaaaattacaataattacatcggaataggcgatttatgtcgaaaatacctttaaaacggataatttgagaaaagaataaaagaataaaaagaaataccgaacaggaattagcgtgattacggataatagttagttaatacatggactaattaaactaggtcaaggcagaaacggagttcagggacagaaatcaccctggaacaggcgcagcaggactgcgccctctggaagaggcgcagcagttgctacgtctgttccaagggtgagttctggctgtgaagccggaagtgcaaatcgttaatgtcgattggtgaattTAATCATTGAttgaattatttactcggatgaaagtgattaatacttttgttacatgtcaatgatggtcatgaaagcgataaacacggatgagacggatgcaaacggattaattacatgaaattatgatggaaacattaatgagtcttCTGTTGAAATAAGTCTAAACATGAcgaatatacaacgaatatgcgaataagcagatgaaaattatatcaatgacgaattccagaaactcaatatgaacaaattgaatccctaaaacccgggtttgaatttaatgacgaaaaccagcaaacattggattaattgggatttaagtcggatttatgacaattaaaacatattaaagaCGATGAATAATATACACATGTGATCTATAtgttatcatgatgaagaataaacaaatgaataagcaaaagaaggattttgaacacggattacagaggacgaagaagaagaaaagaagcaggaactgcggcagcctcacgaagaggcgcatcaggaactgcgctccttcgaagaggcgcagcgattctttgcgtcttttctcgacgtctgtctcatcggaaatccgcaaaaacgagttttaaagcacggttttagaaatcggttttaatggtgtattcgacataaatcttacaatggtgatacgaaaaataaaatacaataaataaaagaggaattgtaCACCGTCAGACTTACATggtgacgaaacgagatgaactaagatatcgattagtgaatgctcgacgcgaatgcaaagagagtgccctcgtaagaggaaaacgattgattaatttaagttgattgagtgtagttggtcaaattggtcggtcatgcaacggagaggctggtacccggaaggatccgagcttacgtggtcggaagtccaagcacgtaggcgccaattagtaagaacgaagtctagaatgcaaagggagaagagaagggcggacactcgcgtgggaaatatgaggagcgaaggctcctatttatactaatcacgtgaaggaattatggtttcggagactctttggaagtgaatctcggaaagatatgaaaaagatacgtaaaacatgcaaagaagggcctgggaagaggcgcagcagccactgcgtctcttggaagaggcgcaaagcactGCCTGCGTCTATTCCTGTGGAGGTTTCCTcctatttgaagaaagatttcgcgtttgagttatggtaagacggaaataattcgattatcctatgaatattacgggatattatttgccaaaagatagaatttgtgaaatatggaatagaaatatcggaACATTCcgagaatattccgactcgggatttaacgattatcgagaaaatggagacggtttttgacccggactccgaatgtactctaattacggccaaaacgaccgtatcaggacgtagatgacaactatgaggtcgacattaatatttgagcaatcagttgacgataatcttacgaactgtcacaaatcgttccgcgaatcaaacatgcggcccaatcatcaccgggtggtttgcgggaggtgcagaaatgaggtatctacagagcccccactttgactgaggcttggacaaggcgaaagtcaaagtatagccatcaggtcaatcgaagattacaacctgacgactatggcgacgcgaggcgctcaaggggtctcgaaccaaggactgtcgtcgggaacattttagagtccgcattcgactatcgggagggtcgattaaagtccattagactacgtaaggaagctcgcttgaccataagaagaaaccatacccgaGATACCCCGGGTGAAGCGGGAATGAAGatgcttcggcaaaactctttggtctgaagataacttggcgTCTGAAgacattaggggtcacagggaactttggtcgaactctgcggggaaacaaaatattgaaagcagcaggacgtcagtagaaactgcttgggaatccgcttgcgttagtctcaagcgaactctggcaaaacttgaggttgaatctgcttgcgtcggtctcaaacaaactcttgctggggaatattttgacgactaggaacatctagatcgtcgtgggagaaatcttgagtgagcagtactgcaaaatactactgcgctggatataaggatttgagcaatactgcaaaatactgctgcgctggataaaatgcgggccggaacgaaagaaaatcatcgaaacggaccaaaagaatataatagcgttgaagaagaggcgcaccaaagatgggcccacaaataacgaactcataacgaatttttgaaaatccgaatggagggaacacaaggaagaggcgcagcaagagctgcgtctcttggaagagcacggcgcctgctgcgtcttttccccaatttggctatttctgcgtaaaaacgcgaactcagaaggattgtatttcattatttcgaaacacaattctttcaatttctctctcaaatcttcaccatttccgtcgaggtttgattcaaaagcttgcattaaacatgactaatcgaggtatgtgttccaatcttgcattaatcatctacatttgttgaattttgagccgcgaaaactagggttttcgacccttttgatcgaaaatttggggcttttcccccaaatggatttgccttgccaaattgatgttagaaacggatagtaggcaatgttaggaacataaccatgtatttgcttcgaattttcatcgagttttgagcctttgagtgaattttgagacggttttacagctgaaccgtaaattgcttcgaaaatagccttaggaatgcccattggcgatgaaatttgatatttgggatccttgaatgatgggtaaactttctaccatctcggaattttggttcgtGACAACTTTTtcggggcacctttctagggcataatcgccgttatggcggaatgctgccgaatttccgactcgaacctggaactaggctttgacttggacttgacttgacccaatttatcacatgagtgattgggttggcgggaatatggccaaagatggcatggaaaggggcagttttcagggctctgaaggctcgaaaactccttaacaaaggcttgtcgtcatgtgacgcggcctgaatttactttaacgttgcaggtgatgaggcttctacttccgggaggactcccatgaAGATAGACGCcagtactgttgaggaggctttagagcaggccttcaccgctgcggtgatggccactggagacgaggctcatgaggaggaggccgtcgaggaggaggaggccccgagacgggccaacgttgggcgaggaggtcgtcagctgagaggagctcctgcgtgggctgagacttgggagagtaggcaccttgtgtgggctgcagagggtcacctgtcctacaggacggtgaagagcttggtaaataagaattcgcTACTcgttacctattctctttcattctttttgtccaaacttgcaaatttcattcaaaactaaagatagctttgtttcaaatcataataggaggccgggaacattaggtcgttctcaggttacacgacagcgatggagcactacgagcggctgtcagcggaggagagggccatgatcgagcgtggagcgtttggtcctctggttcaggtctggagggatatcgtgaagaggaagttgcgggctaaccttagcctggtccgtgctttcttggaccgattctgggatacgacttccacgtttcacctaccttttggtgaggtgggagtcactctggaggattacggcatggtttctggtctgccgtgtgggaccgaggagatggtgtggccggagactgccatgagggcggactcggccgaggcgaggagattgattggctggaacttgtcgccgaaggctgttgcagtgccgggtttagtacccagtacctacgttcgagactaccttgcggggaagaccccggcgctggtgacgatcgatgggagggagactgctcctcctcctttgtacagctgagcagagggctcgtctgtggctttggtggttcctgtcttcgatttacctcgaagacaagggcgagaggctatcaacgaagcttcttccatttctttctgacctgagttccctaggacgctgGGACTGGGTtattgctggttttgcggtcctcatccgcttcatgagggccatggttcgtccggagttgatggagaaggggacttctcctggcgctgtcggacccggactactgttggaggtatgaaccttcctttagaccaaagtaaattcctttctttatcgaatcacgaaagatcgtcattgattattctgttttacaggcatgggtgtactcttacttcccgagtctcgcgcccaagagaacggagccgttggagaaggcctatcccgtggtgagggattgggtgatgtgccggacgaagagcaagcgctcttctcacaatgtctaccggcgggacgtgaacgcccttcagctgagcagcgtgagtatctcactcatattcatttatatttcttatccTTTGCCTTCACTTGATTATAGGAATGATCATTGCCTTATCttgtcatagtgggtgcccagaccttgggcggagtacgctggagcgcctccttttgtcgctgaggtccttcgacctaggagctcgagtcggctgctgctgtggacgtcgatgggtcctgtgtggtacctgggcgagcggttggctcgttagtgctctcgggacgcgttgacggttcccgtcgatcctcccaggacgatgtttagggagccttctgaggctgagagggaggcggacttggctggtgccagttgcgacgaccttcttctgcctggcgaggactactcggcgttcctttacgggaggttggcgtactggccggtagtggtgagtatcttttacttttccttgatttgattttgagaattacgacgaaagatcgttGATTAACGAGaattatttgtctttgcaggaggtcgaggcggcgggcatcgagcccccagagtatcccgagaccctcgagtacactgacgcgactgggaggacgacgatctccgagttgcgtgacttcgacgtagctgtgacggatgctggcttagatgactggcagcatctgattcggagggtaagtctCCGATttgtatgacttttgtgtaagaacacatttgattgagtttgcgcAATTTAccgagaatttcttttgaaatgcaggtcgcgccatctcggttcgtggcactatggagggtggctaaccggctacgagctaccgccatcgaggcactcgtcggcggtcgaggtcgtcaggtatgaacctcatttgatttcttttgatttttgattttcagttttgtttgaattgattgacatgagccaatttatttctGTTTATAGGCtggtcgtgagctggagcgagagttgacccagtctcgggaggagacagctcgcttgttgagggagctcgagtttcgggatgccgagattgctgctcttacggcgagggttgctgagttggagggtgcccagcagtagttttgtgtagttttgtagacttgtacattttggacatctgattttgaacatttttggactttgtttggggcgcaagcccccagtttgcttggacttttggactttgttcggggcgcaagcccccagtttgcttgtacatttgtatatatgatggcacgAGTGCcttttctttgggttgtgttgcttgtactgcggcagttagttcttgaacaggtttggtagataacggtttacgccgtcatgctgccgaaatttacatataaatcacgcaaaacatacattttatatacatatggcctttgaccagcgcaaaatgagactcgaaagagcacaaaaatgcaaaaatgcaaaaattttgtcggaaatgaccggacggtagggagggttatcccctaaaaaaagagaaaaagagaaatatgtaagtgtagaaatgaaatgttgaaatgaaaacaaaaggaaattgtTTCCCAAAAAGGAAATTTACTtccttaaaaaaataaataaataaaaaaatgaaatttatttcctaagaataaaaagtttgagtgtcatgaaatggcgaaggtgtcgatgtcgtctcgaaatgcgtgcccgcgaaaataggaaacttgaaacatggtaaactgctcgtgtttaccaaaataaaatcccgtaggaataggaaattattcgttatagaattaggaaagatccaaacgcggaaatcacagaaagtgagcctggggaagaggcgcagcatgagctgcgtctctttgaagaggcgcagtcaGCCGTCGCGCTTTGTTTTCAAGcttgtccgttctggcggatttttggaaacagcaattagtataaatagaagcgtcgacggggcgttaattcacacaattcttccgtctcttcctcgtctattcacataaaattctcaaaataaatcttcaagagaaaattgtcatcatgaatactttggagatccgcttgaaggaatggaccaacgagttctcgaatatggagaagcatgacatgggtgcttataacgttgggtctttgttgagtttgaaactcatcaagattgtaaaaccgttcttggatgcttgccttgactattgggatccTAATTaccatgttttcgcgttcccaggaggtgacatttgcccatttcctgaagaaatagttgctattggtggatgggatcctgaacatttacctgccattccttccccttcacaagggtataagagcaaattcagagacttgcttggactgaccagacttgaggtggatcgcctagttaccccgaaaggcgtgagaatgttggattttattgatcgattcatcaatgtggtgaccctactgtctctcatgttgctaggaggagagcatttggcttttgtttgttgcatgtgtatgtcttctaagggcatgttgatgaagacttgagaggtgaccctcgtcttttgtgccttatcgagcaaatggagctgcgcaggagcccagcttgcttatgcttaggggagatcatcgtgggtttggataataggaaatccaaccgcgatctgccatttttggggagtcccgtcatccttcaggtaaaagacacctttcttctttttttttcattcgttttttttttctttcgtttttttttttttttttggtgtctaatacctgcttttggtaggtttggcttatggaacg contains:
- the LOC141658834 gene encoding uncharacterized protein LOC141658834 produces the protein MFREPSEAEREADLAGASCDDLLLPGEDYSAFLYGRLAYWPVVEVEAAGIEPPEYPETLEYTDATGRTTISELRDFDVAVTDVAPSRFVALWRVANRLRATAIEALVGGRGRQAGRELERELTQSREETARLLRELEFRDAEIAALTARVAELEGAQQ